In a single window of the Acipenser ruthenus chromosome 8, fAciRut3.2 maternal haplotype, whole genome shotgun sequence genome:
- the il17d gene encoding interleukin-17D, translated as MHGNKFPAILTAVAAFFVLVSNSECAKVVKRPPRIRPCLDLPEEILEQMFGRLSAGMFSAFHHTLQLAPLEKENLTCPTNGRPTSDKSRLPVNIHSISPWAYRISYDATRYPKYLPEAYCLCKGCLAGPFGEESLQFRSTPVYMPSVILRRTPSCGGGRYIYTENYISIAVGCTCVTGPEKERESNNSVLDTGELKRGIDKGDESQLKEN; from the exons ATGCATGGTAATAAG tttCCAGCAATACTTACTGCTGTCGCAGCCTTTTTTGTACTGGTCAGCAATTCGGAGTGTGCAAAAGTAGTCAAGCGGCCTCCACGCATTCGGCCATGTCTGGATCTACCGGAGGAGATTCTGGAACAGATGTTTGGGAGGCTGTCAGCAGGCATGTTCAGTGCTTTTCATCACACGCTGCAGCTCGCTCCTCTGGAGAAGGAGAACCTCACCTGCCCCACAAACGGACGCCCTACCTCTGATAAGTCCAGACTCCCTGTGAACATCCACAGCATCTCTCCATGGGCTTACAG AATTTCGTATGACGCCACAAGATACCCAAAATACCTCCCAGAAGCCTACTGTCTGTGCAAGGGCTGCCTGGCTGGACCTTTCGGAGAGGAGAGTTTGCAGTTTCGCAGCACCCCAGTCTACATGCCTTCCGTCATTTTACGTCGTACCCCGTCCTGTGGCGGGGGGCGCTACATTTACACAGAAAACTACATTTCCATTGCAGTTGGATGCACTTGTGTGACAGGGCCAGAGAAGGAAAGAGAAAGCAATAACTCTGTTTTAGATACAGGAGAGCTGAAACGTGGTATTGACAAAGGGGATGAATCTCAATTGAAGGAAAATTAA
- the eef1akmt1 gene encoding EEF1A lysine methyltransferase 1, whose amino-acid sequence MFDSDDDSPQLSAQALAALQEFYLEQQQKETSVVDKFSVGAIEEDWQLSQFWYSKETAERLAKEVISAAGKGGKIACISAPSIYQKLKELQNEDFSAFVLEYDRRFSVYGDEFVFYDYKNPLNLPEHFEPNSFDIVIADPPYLSEECLSKTAQTVKFLTKGKILLCTGAVMEEQAAKLLGLRVCKFIPKHNRSLANEFRCYVNYESSLDS is encoded by the exons ATGTTTGACAGTGATGACGACAGCCCTCAGCTCTCTGCACAGGCTCTGGCTGCTCTGCAAGAGTTTTATTTGGAGCAGCAGCAAAAAGAGACCTCAGTGGTTGACAAGTTTTCTGTTGGGGCCATTGAGGAGGACTGG CAACTGAGCCAGTTTTGGTATAGTAAAGAAACGGCAGAGAGGCTGGCAAAAGAAGTAATCTCTGCAGCTGGAAAGGGTGGCAA AATTGCCTGCATTAGTGCTCCAAGCATCTATCAGAAATTGAAGGAGTTGCAGAATGAGGATTTTTCTGCATTTGTGCTGGAGTACGACAGACGATTTTCAGTGTATGGAGATGAATTTGTGTTCTATGACTATAAAAATCCTCTCAATTTGCCGGAGCACTTTGAACCGAACAGTTTTGACATTGTTATCGCTGATCCGCCCTACCTCTCTGAAGAGTGTCTTAGCAAAACAGCACAGACTGTCAAATTCCTTACCAAGGGAAAGATCCTGTTATGTACAG GTGCTGTCATGGAAGAGCAGGCAGCAAAACTCCTTGGTTTAAGGGTGTGCAAGTTTATCCCGAAACACAATAGAAGCCTGGCCAACGAATTCAGGTGCTACGTCAATTATGAATCCAGTCTAGACTCCTGA